From Streptomyces sp. Edi4, one genomic window encodes:
- a CDS encoding tetratricopeptide repeat protein → MSAVRSELAHGYYEFGSAAERWERARLFFDAKEYVTAAGILAGLVAEVPEQVAPRLLLARAYYHSARLEKAEAELRAVLDRDPVEGYAALMLGRTLERQGRPAQAAPYLRLAAALAGDFPGLSA, encoded by the coding sequence ATGAGCGCGGTCCGCAGTGAACTGGCCCACGGCTACTACGAGTTCGGGTCGGCCGCCGAGCGGTGGGAGAGGGCGCGGCTGTTCTTCGACGCCAAGGAGTACGTCACCGCCGCGGGCATCCTGGCCGGACTGGTCGCCGAGGTGCCCGAGCAGGTGGCGCCGCGCCTGCTGCTGGCACGCGCCTATTACCACTCGGCGCGATTGGAGAAGGCGGAGGCCGAGTTGCGCGCGGTGCTCGACCGCGACCCGGTCGAGGGGTACGCCGCGCTCATGCTGGGCCGCACGCTGGAGCGCCAGGGCCGCCCCGCGCAGGCCGCCCCGTACCTGCGCCTGGCCGCCGCGCTCGCGGGTGACTTCCCCGGCCTTTCGGCCTGA
- a CDS encoding M4 family metallopeptidase, which produces MNKPAVFCTVVPPHILDRLAQHEDPAVYEPARRTLEHDAQLRTQRRITTVRGAAAPTGTPSDKPDRTIYDAGHQETLPGRKVHAESDQPSTDATVNRAHAGLGATFELYLKAYGRHSIDDSGLPLLASVHYGERYDNAFWNGEQMVFGDGDGDLFLDFTLPVDVIGHELTHGVTQYTANLDYFGQSGALNESVSDVFGSLIKQYALGQSAENADWLIGAGLLGPGIHGEALRSMKAPGTAYDDPRLGKDPQPAKMDDYVRTSRDNGGVHINSGIPNHAFYLVATALGGNAWERAGKIWYATLTGGELDAEAQFADFARLSAKTARDLYGDGDEIQAVLKAWSQVGVPAA; this is translated from the coding sequence ATGAACAAACCCGCCGTTTTCTGCACCGTCGTACCTCCCCACATCCTCGACCGGCTGGCCCAGCACGAGGATCCCGCCGTGTACGAACCCGCGCGCCGCACCCTGGAGCACGACGCCCAGCTGCGCACCCAGCGCCGGATCACCACCGTCCGTGGCGCCGCCGCCCCCACCGGCACCCCGTCCGACAAGCCCGACCGCACCATCTACGACGCCGGGCACCAGGAGACGCTGCCCGGCCGGAAGGTGCACGCGGAGAGTGACCAGCCCTCCACCGACGCCACCGTCAACCGCGCGCACGCCGGCCTCGGTGCCACGTTCGAGCTGTATCTGAAGGCGTACGGGCGCCACTCCATCGACGACTCCGGGCTGCCGCTGCTCGCATCGGTGCACTACGGCGAGCGTTACGACAACGCGTTCTGGAACGGCGAGCAGATGGTGTTCGGTGACGGCGACGGAGACCTCTTCCTCGACTTCACGCTGCCGGTCGACGTCATCGGCCACGAGCTGACACACGGCGTCACGCAGTACACCGCGAACCTGGACTACTTCGGCCAGTCGGGCGCGCTCAACGAGTCCGTTTCCGACGTGTTCGGCTCGCTCATCAAGCAGTACGCGCTCGGCCAGAGCGCCGAGAACGCGGACTGGCTCATCGGCGCCGGCCTGCTCGGGCCGGGCATCCACGGCGAGGCGTTGCGCTCGATGAAGGCGCCCGGCACCGCGTACGACGATCCCCGGCTCGGCAAGGACCCGCAGCCGGCCAAGATGGACGACTACGTGAGGACGAGCCGGGACAACGGCGGGGTGCACATCAACTCGGGCATCCCCAACCACGCCTTCTACCTCGTGGCCACCGCGCTCGGCGGCAACGCCTGGGAGCGGGCCGGGAAGATCTGGTACGCCACGCTCACCGGCGGCGAGCTCGACGCGGAGGCCCAGTTCGCCGACTTCGCCCGGCTGTCCGCGAAGACCGCGCGCGATCTGTACGGGGACGGCGACGAGATCCAGGCGGTACTCAAGGCCTGGTCCCAGGTCGGGGTGCCGGCCGCCTGA
- a CDS encoding NAD(P)/FAD-dependent oxidoreductase: protein MTEAEEYDVVVLGAGPVGENVADRVRAAGLSCAVVESELVGGECSYWACMPSKALLRPVVARAEARRVPGLRQSVKGPLDAEAVLAHRDEYASHWKDDGQVEWLDGIGVHLYRGHGRLYGTRKVGVTSPEGEHHVLTARHAVAVCTGSRARLPDLPGLADVGPWTSREATSAKQVPGRLVVVGGGVVAVEMATAWQALGARVTVLVRGGGLLEKMEPFAGELVADALREAGAEIRTHTSVTGAVRDAASGAVTVSLRGPEGEGRLEADEILFATGRAPRTDDIGLDTIGLDPGSWLPVDDSCRVEGSEWLYAVGDVNHRALLTHQGKYQARIAGAAIAARAAGTPVLESDPWGAHAATADHAAVPQVVFTDPEAASAGLTLADAEAAGHRVRAVDYDMSGVAGAGLYADGYRGRARMVVDEDRRVLLGATFVGPGVGELIHSATVAIAGEVPLERLWHAVPSYPTISEVWLRLLETYRG from the coding sequence ATGACGGAAGCCGAGGAATACGACGTAGTGGTGCTGGGCGCGGGGCCGGTCGGCGAGAACGTGGCCGACCGGGTCCGTGCGGCCGGCCTGAGCTGTGCCGTGGTGGAGAGCGAACTGGTCGGGGGCGAGTGCTCGTACTGGGCCTGCATGCCGAGCAAGGCGCTGCTGCGCCCGGTGGTCGCCCGGGCCGAGGCGCGCAGGGTGCCGGGGCTGCGCCAGTCGGTGAAGGGCCCGCTGGACGCCGAGGCCGTGCTCGCCCACCGCGACGAGTACGCGTCGCACTGGAAGGACGACGGCCAGGTCGAATGGCTCGACGGCATCGGCGTCCACCTCTACCGGGGCCACGGGCGCCTCTACGGCACCCGCAAGGTCGGCGTCACCAGCCCCGAGGGCGAGCACCACGTCCTGACCGCCCGCCACGCCGTCGCCGTGTGCACCGGCAGCCGCGCCCGGCTGCCGGACCTGCCGGGCCTGGCCGATGTGGGCCCCTGGACCAGCCGCGAGGCCACCAGCGCCAAGCAGGTCCCGGGCCGTCTCGTGGTGGTCGGCGGGGGAGTGGTGGCCGTCGAGATGGCCACCGCCTGGCAGGCCCTCGGCGCGCGGGTCACCGTCCTGGTGCGCGGCGGGGGGCTGCTGGAGAAGATGGAGCCTTTCGCGGGAGAGCTGGTCGCGGACGCGCTGCGCGAGGCGGGCGCCGAGATCCGGACCCACACCTCGGTCACGGGTGCCGTACGGGACGCGGCGAGCGGCGCCGTGACGGTGTCGCTGCGCGGTCCCGAGGGAGAGGGACGCCTGGAGGCCGACGAAATCCTCTTCGCCACCGGCCGCGCGCCCCGCACGGACGACATTGGCCTGGACACCATCGGACTCGACCCCGGCTCCTGGCTGCCCGTCGACGACTCCTGCCGTGTCGAGGGCAGCGAGTGGCTGTACGCGGTCGGCGACGTCAACCACCGCGCGCTCCTGACCCACCAGGGCAAGTACCAGGCCAGGATCGCCGGCGCGGCCATCGCCGCCCGCGCGGCCGGCACTCCGGTCCTGGAGAGCGACCCCTGGGGCGCGCACGCGGCGACCGCCGACCACGCGGCCGTGCCCCAGGTCGTCTTCACCGACCCGGAAGCCGCGTCGGCCGGCCTCACCCTCGCCGACGCCGAGGCGGCGGGCCACCGGGTGCGGGCCGTCGACTACGACATGAGCGGCGTCGCGGGCGCGGGTCTGTACGCCGACGGATACCGGGGCCGGGCCCGCATGGTCGTCGACGAGGACCGGCGCGTCCTGCTGGGCGCCACCTTCGTCGGACCCGGCGTGGGCGAGCTCATCCACTCGGCGACGGTCGCCATCGCGGGCGAGGTCCCCCTGGAGCGCCTGTGGCACGCCGTGCCCTCCTATCCGACGATCAGCGAGGTGTGGCTGCGCCTGCTGGAGACGTACCGGGGCTGA
- a CDS encoding DUF6308 family protein yields the protein MIGLHIPEIYWDDESAVSLLVEYFTRRRSSGDLFYSGAHFERLGGGGDAEHLADRFDSNDLLAITMLNVSMEPHGAINLLTDPQGHWARLLSLIPRDAHLENPGSDALMEEGGPVWELWERLVGTKHYPGKPDGSGPVVAGKLLARKRPHLIPIYDIRIKQLFERPKVDHSFWAALSAALRMDNGAFLDQLIHLRGKAGIGEDIGVLRVFDVIAWMLQGRQGQVATS from the coding sequence GTGATCGGATTGCATATCCCGGAGATCTACTGGGACGACGAGAGCGCCGTGAGTCTGCTGGTCGAGTACTTCACCCGACGACGGTCAAGCGGTGACCTGTTCTATTCCGGCGCGCACTTCGAGCGCCTGGGCGGGGGCGGCGACGCCGAGCATCTCGCAGACCGCTTCGACAGCAACGACCTGTTAGCCATCACCATGCTCAACGTCTCTATGGAACCGCATGGGGCGATCAACTTGCTGACCGACCCCCAGGGGCACTGGGCGCGCCTGCTGTCGCTAATCCCTCGTGACGCGCACCTGGAGAATCCTGGAAGCGATGCGCTCATGGAGGAGGGTGGACCCGTGTGGGAGTTGTGGGAACGCCTAGTCGGAACCAAGCACTACCCAGGGAAACCCGACGGCAGTGGCCCGGTTGTGGCAGGTAAATTGCTGGCCCGCAAGCGGCCGCACCTCATCCCCATCTACGACATCCGCATCAAGCAGCTATTCGAGCGACCGAAGGTGGACCACTCCTTCTGGGCCGCGCTGTCTGCGGCCCTGCGGATGGACAACGGTGCCTTCCTCGATCAGTTGATCCATCTCCGCGGCAAAGCGGGCATCGGTGAGGACATCGGCGTCCTGCGTGTGTTCGACGTCATCGCGTGGATGCTCCAAGGTCGGCAGGGTCAGGTCGCGACGAGCTGA
- a CDS encoding GNAT family N-acetyltransferase encodes MTSHVTTRGGGRPGKVLGGTPGEARDAVRVRRAVARDAKRLTHLVRTSSAYEGPYAPMVAGYRVGPDYIESHQVFVAAGADGRVLGFYALVLSPPELDLMFVADDAQGLGVGRLLMADVKQRARAAGIPSVKIVSHPPAEGFYRAVGAERVGTERARPPVVMWDRPVLELSTRED; translated from the coding sequence ATGACTTCACATGTTACGACCCGGGGTGGCGGCCGACCCGGCAAGGTGCTCGGCGGGACGCCTGGCGAGGCACGCGACGCGGTGCGCGTACGCCGTGCGGTCGCCCGCGACGCCAAACGTCTGACGCACCTGGTGCGCACGTCGAGCGCGTACGAGGGCCCGTACGCGCCGATGGTCGCCGGATACCGTGTCGGCCCCGATTACATCGAGTCCCACCAGGTCTTCGTCGCGGCCGGCGCCGACGGACGCGTGCTCGGTTTCTACGCGCTCGTTCTGAGCCCACCTGAACTCGACCTGATGTTCGTCGCGGACGACGCGCAGGGACTCGGCGTCGGGCGTCTTCTGATGGCCGATGTGAAACAGCGGGCACGCGCTGCCGGGATCCCTAGCGTGAAAATCGTCTCGCATCCGCCGGCCGAGGGTTTCTACCGCGCCGTGGGGGCCGAGCGGGTGGGCACCGAGCGGGCCCGTCCGCCCGTCGTGATGTGGGACCGGCCGGTGCTCGAACTCTCCACGCGTGAGGATTAG
- a CDS encoding winged helix-turn-helix domain-containing protein produces the protein MGWWQVGADTLAGSRFVVSPLAETTATLFALLAPAAAHRAERAWLDVHLPAFRARLAADPVTARLMTAVRSARWTADYLVPTPTGDGERSFHEELAEIRATAASTVHADLAETIGGPLPAALRRPDLADRTADLLAWLWERAVLPDWPRRRQVIEGDIIARTAQLSRGGWAAVLDDMRPGMRWLGESRLQINVAEHAPQDISAAQLLFMPVTPGHAWVTWDDAGHYAVVYPCAGALADAGRAASPRALGALLGPARAGVLVLLATPKSTTHLVAMTGQGLGSVGRHLRVLLDAGLVGRRRSGRSVLYYRTPAGDALVEAPRQ, from the coding sequence ATGGGGTGGTGGCAGGTCGGGGCGGACACGCTCGCGGGCAGCCGGTTCGTCGTCTCACCCCTGGCCGAGACCACCGCGACCCTCTTCGCGCTGCTCGCCCCGGCCGCAGCCCACCGCGCCGAGCGGGCCTGGCTCGACGTCCATCTGCCCGCGTTCCGGGCGCGGTTGGCGGCCGATCCGGTCACCGCACGGCTCATGACCGCCGTACGCAGCGCCCGTTGGACCGCCGACTATCTGGTGCCCACGCCCACGGGTGACGGCGAGCGCTCCTTCCACGAGGAGCTGGCGGAGATCCGCGCCACTGCGGCGTCGACCGTCCACGCCGACCTGGCCGAGACGATCGGCGGCCCCCTGCCCGCCGCGCTGCGCCGTCCCGATCTGGCGGACCGCACGGCGGACCTGCTGGCCTGGCTGTGGGAGCGCGCGGTCCTGCCGGACTGGCCGCGCCGACGGCAGGTCATCGAGGGCGACATCATCGCGCGCACCGCACAGTTGAGCCGGGGCGGCTGGGCCGCGGTGCTCGACGACATGCGGCCCGGAATGCGCTGGCTCGGCGAGAGCCGGCTCCAGATCAACGTGGCCGAGCACGCGCCTCAGGACATCTCGGCGGCTCAGCTGCTGTTCATGCCGGTCACCCCGGGGCACGCCTGGGTCACCTGGGACGACGCCGGTCACTACGCCGTGGTGTACCCGTGCGCGGGCGCGCTGGCGGACGCAGGCCGGGCGGCGTCGCCCCGGGCCCTGGGCGCGCTGCTCGGGCCGGCCCGCGCGGGCGTGCTGGTCCTGCTCGCCACCCCCAAGAGCACCACCCATCTGGTGGCCATGACCGGTCAGGGCCTCGGTTCGGTGGGCCGCCACCTCAGGGTCCTGCTGGACGCCGGCCTGGTGGGGCGGCGCCGGTCGGGGCGCTCGGTCCTCTACTACCGGACCCCGGCGGGCGATGCCCTCGTCGAGGCGCCCCGGCAGTAG
- a CDS encoding MFS transporter yields the protein MPTYQALRRTPEFTPFLLVAVLQVTAATVSGLALASLVYAATASPLLAALSMFGSSFTQVAGAVLLMSAADRLPPRAATTALALTFALSTALLAAPGLPVGADFAVLFCQGLAASVGGGVRYGLLGEILPRELYLLGRSVLNMSAGGVQIGGFAVGGVLVDALGPRGTLLAGAGLYGVTAALALLGLGSRAPRASGRPSIAATWHVNSLLWASRSRRLLYLGLWVPNGLIVGCESLFVPYAPGRAGLLFAAGAIGMLAGDTVSGRFLSARWRRRLPLPLLLVLAAPYPLLARHPPLTVAAVAVSLGSIGYGASLLQQEQLLEQVPDELTGQALGLHSCGMLTCQGVGAALAGVVAQRTSPGTAMAVTATASACVTLALARAHARTHARVSRRP from the coding sequence ATGCCCACCTACCAAGCGCTGCGGCGCACACCGGAGTTCACGCCCTTCCTGCTCGTCGCCGTCCTCCAGGTCACCGCGGCGACGGTGAGCGGCCTGGCCCTCGCCTCGCTGGTGTACGCGGCGACCGCCTCACCGCTGCTGGCCGCGCTCAGCATGTTCGGCTCCTCCTTCACGCAGGTGGCCGGTGCGGTCCTGTTGATGTCGGCGGCCGACCGGCTGCCGCCGCGCGCCGCGACCACCGCGCTCGCGCTGACCTTCGCCCTGAGCACCGCGCTGCTCGCCGCTCCCGGGCTGCCGGTCGGCGCCGACTTCGCCGTGCTGTTCTGCCAGGGTCTGGCCGCTTCGGTGGGCGGCGGGGTGCGCTACGGGCTGCTCGGCGAGATCCTGCCGAGGGAGCTCTATCTGCTGGGCCGTTCGGTGCTCAACATGAGTGCGGGGGGTGTGCAGATCGGGGGCTTCGCGGTTGGTGGCGTCCTGGTGGACGCGCTGGGCCCGCGCGGCACACTGCTGGCCGGCGCGGGCCTGTACGGGGTGACCGCCGCCCTGGCTCTACTCGGACTTGGCAGCCGGGCGCCGCGTGCGTCGGGCCGGCCCTCCATCGCCGCCACTTGGCACGTCAACTCCCTTCTGTGGGCGTCCCGTTCGCGTCGACTGCTCTACCTGGGCCTGTGGGTGCCCAACGGTCTGATCGTGGGGTGCGAATCCCTCTTCGTGCCGTACGCGCCCGGCCGTGCGGGGCTGCTCTTCGCGGCCGGCGCCATAGGGATGCTGGCCGGGGACACCGTCAGCGGCCGTTTCCTGAGCGCGCGTTGGCGCCGCCGGCTCCCGCTGCCCCTGCTGCTGGTGCTCGCCGCGCCCTATCCGTTGCTCGCCCGGCACCCGCCGCTGACGGTGGCCGCGGTGGCCGTGTCGCTGGGGTCCATCGGGTACGGAGCGAGCCTGCTCCAGCAGGAGCAACTGCTGGAGCAGGTCCCCGACGAGCTCACCGGACAGGCGCTCGGGCTGCACTCGTGCGGCATGCTCACCTGCCAGGGCGTCGGCGCGGCGCTCGCCGGCGTGGTCGCGCAACGTACCTCGCCCGGGACCGCGATGGCCGTGACGGCGACGGCCTCGGCGTGCGTGACCCTCGCGCTCGCCCGTGCGCATGCCCGTACGCATGCCCGTGTCAGCCGGCGCCCGTGA
- a CDS encoding IS5 family transposase (programmed frameshift): MVGIVERLVPDELWELFQRVVPEAPSRPQGGGRRRHGDREVLAAIVFVATSGCTWQQLTSASFGPSGATAHRRFSEWSKARVWAKLHRLVLDELGARGELDWSRCAIDSVNMRALKGDLTGPNPVDRGKYGSKIHLITERSGLPISVGISGANLHDSQALIPLVKGIPPIRSRRGPRRRKPGKLHADKGYDYAHLRQWLRERGITHRIARKGVESSQRLGRHRWTVERTMAWLAGCRRLHRRYERKADHFLAFTSLACTLICYRRLAK; encoded by the exons ATGGTGGGGATCGTTGAGCGGCTGGTGCCGGACGAGTTGTGGGAGTTGTTCCAGCGGGTGGTGCCGGAGGCGCCGTCGCGGCCGCAGGGCGGTGGTCGGCGTCGGCACGGCGACCGGGAAGTGCTGGCCGCGATCGTCTTCGTGGCTACGTCGGGTTGTACCTGGCAGCAGCTGACTTCGGCGTCGTTCGGCCCGTCCGGAGCGACCGCCCACCGGCGGTTCTCGGAGTGGTCGAAGGCCAGAGTGTGGGCCAAGCTCCACCGCCTGGTCCTCGACGAACTCGGCGCCCGCGGCGAGTTGGACTGGTCGAGGTGCGCGATCGACTCGGTGAACATGCGGGCCCTG AAGGGGGACCTGACAGGTCCGAATCCTGTCGACCGGGGCAAGTACGGCTCGAAGATCCACCTGATCACCGAACGGTCCGGTCTGCCCATATCCGTCGGCATCTCCGGGGCCAACCTGCATGACAGCCAAGCCCTGATCCCGCTCGTGAAGGGCATCCCGCCGATCCGCTCGCGCCGCGGCCCGCGACGGCGCAAGCCCGGCAAACTCCACGCCGACAAGGGATATGACTACGCCCACCTGCGGCAATGGTTACGCGAACGCGGCATCACCCACCGCATCGCCCGCAAGGGAGTCGAGTCCTCACAGAGGCTGGGCCGCCATCGCTGGACCGTGGAGCGGACCATGGCCTGGCTCGCCGGCTGCCGCCGCCTCCACCGACGCTACGAACGCAAGGCCGACCACTTCCTAGCCTTCACCAGCCTCGCCTGCACCCTCATCTGCTACCGCCGACTCGCCAAATGA
- a CDS encoding pirin family protein translates to MSNLDRRPTLSVCGGRGFVVAEPVRELLSPRTVRLGESTEVRRLLPNLGRRMVGAWAFVDHYGPDDIADEPGMQVAPHPHMGLQTVSWLHQGEVLHRDSLGSLQTVRPRELGLMTSGRAISHSEETPRSHSRFLHGAQLWVALPDAHRDIEPHFQHHADLPHATAPGVDATVILGELDGAVSPGSTYTPIVGADLALTAGAEASLPLNPDFEYAVLAMSGEAHVDNVPVLPGSMLYLGCGRTELPLRATSDAAVMLLGGEPFEEEIVMWWNFVGRTNDEIQQARSEWMNGDRFGEVKGYDGPPIPAPELPAVPLKPRGRVR, encoded by the coding sequence ATGAGCAATCTCGATCGCCGGCCCACGCTCTCCGTCTGCGGCGGCCGCGGCTTCGTCGTGGCAGAGCCGGTACGCGAACTCCTGTCACCCCGCACCGTGCGGCTGGGCGAGTCCACAGAGGTGCGGCGGCTGCTGCCGAACCTCGGCCGCAGAATGGTCGGCGCCTGGGCCTTCGTCGACCACTACGGCCCCGACGACATCGCCGACGAGCCCGGCATGCAGGTGGCGCCGCATCCCCACATGGGCCTCCAGACGGTCAGCTGGCTGCACCAGGGCGAGGTGCTGCACCGCGACAGCCTGGGCAGCCTCCAGACCGTACGCCCCCGGGAACTCGGCCTGATGACGTCCGGCCGCGCCATCAGCCACTCCGAGGAGACCCCGAGGTCGCACAGCCGGTTCCTGCACGGGGCCCAGCTGTGGGTCGCCCTGCCCGACGCGCACCGTGACATCGAGCCGCACTTCCAGCACCACGCCGACCTGCCGCACGCCACCGCGCCCGGCGTCGACGCCACGGTCATCCTGGGTGAACTGGACGGCGCGGTGTCACCCGGATCCACCTACACCCCGATCGTCGGCGCCGACCTCGCCCTCACGGCGGGCGCCGAGGCGAGTCTCCCGCTGAACCCGGACTTCGAGTACGCCGTCCTCGCGATGTCCGGCGAGGCCCACGTGGACAATGTGCCCGTACTCCCCGGCTCGATGCTCTACCTCGGCTGCGGCCGCACCGAACTCCCCCTGCGCGCCACCTCCGACGCGGCGGTGATGCTGCTCGGCGGCGAGCCGTTCGAGGAGGAGATCGTGATGTGGTGGAACTTCGTCGGCCGCACCAACGACGAGATCCAGCAGGCCCGTTCGGAGTGGATGAATGGTGATCGCTTCGGCGAGGTGAAGGGCTACGACGGCCCTCCGATCCCGGCCCCCGAGCTGCCGGCGGTGCCGCTGAAACCCCGGGGTCGTGTGCGCTGA
- a CDS encoding phosphodiester glycosidase family protein: protein MGTVGYSVGEAMTYPGDDSTAARLAGWAREHELGAVVDKLENLRYELDPPRVGGSPPSEALARMRATAPTVPVLNREVPLRSPMRPPVTPALPGEGVWRVLSAPHGEPVVQGTYVRPDSDHTSYQAAIAWISGKKARFELHPGLREPGGTFSVPPTIPRGSRTGLLATWNGGFKVTDGGSRGGFYLNGETAGRLREGAASEVFYKDGSIRIGQWGRDMGMTPDVVGVRQCLGLMVDHGEVVPDIDVDSKWGATDQSRMFVERSGVGVTAQGDVIMVVGQALTARTLAELMRQAGAVRAMPLDMNRAWPSFMSYDPTRDPANPKPTNILDFENPPERYYNQATRDFVAVYAR from the coding sequence GTGGGCACGGTCGGGTACTCGGTGGGGGAGGCGATGACCTACCCCGGCGACGACAGCACGGCCGCCCGGCTCGCCGGCTGGGCCCGCGAACACGAGCTGGGCGCGGTCGTCGACAAGCTGGAGAACCTGCGCTACGAGCTCGACCCGCCGAGGGTCGGCGGCTCCCCGCCGAGTGAGGCGCTGGCCCGCATGAGGGCGACGGCCCCCACGGTTCCGGTGCTCAACCGGGAGGTGCCGCTGCGTTCCCCGATGCGGCCGCCGGTCACCCCGGCGCTGCCCGGCGAGGGGGTGTGGCGCGTGCTGAGCGCGCCCCACGGCGAGCCCGTGGTGCAGGGCACCTATGTGCGTCCCGACAGCGATCACACCTCCTACCAGGCGGCCATCGCGTGGATCAGCGGGAAGAAGGCCCGCTTCGAACTGCACCCGGGCCTGCGTGAGCCGGGCGGCACCTTCTCCGTGCCGCCGACCATCCCGCGCGGCAGCCGCACCGGTCTGCTCGCCACCTGGAACGGCGGTTTCAAGGTCACCGACGGGGGTTCGCGCGGCGGCTTCTACCTCAACGGGGAGACCGCGGGGCGCCTGCGCGAGGGCGCCGCGTCCGAGGTCTTCTACAAGGACGGTTCGATCAGGATCGGCCAGTGGGGGCGCGACATGGGGATGACGCCGGATGTGGTCGGCGTGCGCCAGTGTCTGGGGCTCATGGTCGATCACGGCGAGGTCGTGCCGGACATCGACGTGGATTCCAAGTGGGGCGCCACCGACCAGAGCCGGATGTTCGTCGAGCGCTCGGGTGTGGGCGTGACCGCGCAGGGCGACGTCATCATGGTCGTCGGTCAGGCTCTGACCGCCCGCACCCTGGCCGAACTGATGCGACAGGCGGGCGCCGTGCGGGCGATGCCGCTCGACATGAACCGGGCCTGGCCCTCCTTCATGAGCTACGACCCCACCCGTGACCCCGCCAACCCGAAGCCCACCAACATCCTCGACTTCGAGAACCCGCCGGAGCGCTACTACAACCAGGCGACCAGGGACTTCGTCGCCGTGTACGCGAGGTGA
- a CDS encoding contact-dependent growth inhibition system immunity protein, with amino-acid sequence MNLSFDRSRSIEDLEGVRWPNPPSDATTLVLAVHALRKSPISNLTVEQLARLITQDVGLPWLLPVGVEILQGEAAEGAAGGWFDDDLLTAVLTRNSSAWLETPELAEAIKNVLDMLGNELSPYLRDDADRFRAQLRS; translated from the coding sequence ATGAACCTGTCTTTCGATCGAAGCCGCTCCATCGAGGACCTCGAAGGGGTTCGGTGGCCCAATCCGCCCAGCGATGCCACGACTCTTGTACTAGCGGTGCACGCTCTACGGAAGAGCCCGATCAGCAACTTGACGGTGGAACAATTGGCCAGGCTCATCACACAGGATGTCGGACTGCCGTGGCTGCTTCCCGTAGGCGTGGAGATCCTTCAGGGCGAGGCGGCAGAAGGGGCCGCCGGCGGCTGGTTCGACGATGATTTGCTGACCGCGGTGCTCACGCGCAACTCCAGCGCGTGGCTCGAAACGCCAGAGCTCGCTGAAGCCATCAAAAATGTGCTCGACATGCTTGGTAATGAGCTTTCTCCCTACCTGAGAGACGACGCCGATAGATTTCGCGCACAGCTACGGAGCTAA